Proteins encoded by one window of Streptomyces sp. LX-29:
- a CDS encoding iron chelate uptake ABC transporter family permease subunit, whose amino-acid sequence MPAPSVPPAPGTRRTAWRAVGLLASVGVLVLVAAASIAIGAKPIPLDQVWHGLFHYSGSKTDVVVRDLRVPRTVLGVLVGVGLGVSGALIQALTRNPLADPGLLGLNAGASAAVVTAISFFGVTSLTGYVWFAFLGTAVVSVFVYVLGGSRGATPARMALAGMAIYSALYGYVYAVQLLDTAALDKMRFWTVGSLASANMTVVKQVAPFLVVGTVLAFCLARSLNAVALGDDHARALGVRLASTRALSMVAVTLLCGAATAACGPVAFVGLMVPHMVRALTGPDMRWIMPYAAVLSPVLLLGSDIVGRVITRPSELQVGIVTSLIGGSVFIYLVRRRRMAQL is encoded by the coding sequence ATACCCGCGCCGTCCGTGCCACCGGCACCCGGTACGCGGCGCACCGCATGGCGCGCGGTCGGACTTCTCGCCTCCGTGGGCGTCCTGGTGCTGGTGGCCGCGGCGAGCATCGCCATCGGTGCCAAGCCGATCCCCCTCGACCAGGTCTGGCACGGGCTCTTCCACTACTCCGGCAGCAAGACCGATGTGGTGGTCCGGGACCTGCGGGTGCCGCGCACCGTGCTGGGCGTGCTCGTCGGCGTCGGCCTGGGCGTCTCGGGCGCGCTGATCCAGGCCCTCACCCGCAACCCGCTGGCCGACCCCGGTCTGCTGGGGCTGAACGCGGGCGCCTCCGCCGCCGTCGTCACGGCGATCAGCTTTTTCGGCGTCACCTCGCTGACCGGCTATGTGTGGTTCGCCTTCCTGGGCACCGCCGTCGTCTCGGTCTTCGTCTACGTCCTCGGCGGCAGCCGCGGCGCCACCCCCGCCCGGATGGCGCTCGCGGGCATGGCCATCTACTCGGCGCTCTACGGCTATGTCTACGCGGTCCAGCTGCTCGACACCGCGGCGCTGGACAAGATGCGCTTCTGGACGGTGGGTTCGCTGGCGTCGGCCAACATGACGGTCGTCAAGCAGGTGGCCCCGTTCCTCGTGGTCGGCACGGTCCTCGCGTTCTGCCTCGCCCGCTCCCTGAACGCGGTCGCGCTCGGCGACGACCACGCGCGGGCGCTCGGCGTGCGGCTCGCCTCGACCCGCGCGCTGTCCATGGTCGCCGTCACCCTGCTGTGCGGCGCCGCGACCGCCGCCTGCGGGCCGGTCGCCTTCGTCGGCCTGATGGTGCCGCACATGGTCCGCGCGCTGACCGGACCGGACATGCGCTGGATCATGCCGTACGCCGCCGTGCTCTCGCCGGTGCTGCTGCTCGGCTCCGACATCGTCGGACGGGTCATCACCCGGCCCTCGGAGCTCCAGGTCGGCATCGTCACCTCCCTCATCGGCGGTTCCGTCTTCATCTACCTCGTACGTCGCCGAAGGATGGCCCAGCTGTGA
- a CDS encoding TlyA family RNA methyltransferase, with translation MSRGQRRRLDAELVRRKLARSREHASQLIAAGRVTVGGTTATKPATQVETSAAIVVGQDDSDPDYVSRGGHKLAGALAAFTPRGLKVEGRRALDAGASTGGFTDVLLRAGAAQVVAVDVGYGQLAWSLQSDDRVIVKDRTNVRELTLEHLDGQPVDLVVGDLSFIPLGLVLPALVRCAAPDADLVLMVKPQFEVGKERLGSGGVVRSEALRAEAVRTVAEQAAGLGLGVLGVTASPLPGPSGNVEYFLWMRAGAPALDPADVDRAVAEGPR, from the coding sequence GTGAGCCGTGGCCAACGCAGACGACTCGACGCGGAACTGGTCCGCCGCAAGCTCGCCCGCTCGCGCGAGCACGCGAGCCAGCTGATCGCCGCGGGCCGGGTCACCGTCGGCGGGACCACCGCGACCAAGCCCGCCACACAGGTGGAGACCAGCGCCGCCATCGTCGTCGGCCAGGACGACAGCGATCCGGACTACGTCTCCCGCGGCGGCCACAAGCTGGCCGGCGCGCTCGCCGCGTTCACCCCGCGCGGGCTGAAGGTCGAGGGCCGCCGCGCGCTCGACGCGGGCGCCTCCACCGGCGGCTTCACGGATGTGCTGCTCCGCGCGGGCGCGGCCCAGGTGGTCGCCGTCGACGTCGGCTACGGACAGCTCGCCTGGTCGCTGCAGAGCGACGACCGGGTCATCGTGAAAGACCGTACGAACGTGCGCGAGCTGACGCTGGAGCACCTCGACGGCCAGCCCGTGGACCTGGTCGTCGGTGACCTGTCCTTCATCCCGCTCGGACTGGTACTGCCCGCGCTGGTGCGCTGCGCCGCGCCCGACGCCGATCTGGTGCTCATGGTCAAGCCGCAGTTCGAGGTGGGCAAGGAGCGGCTGGGCAGCGGCGGGGTGGTTCGCAGCGAGGCCCTGCGCGCCGAAGCGGTCCGCACGGTCGCCGAGCAGGCGGCGGGGCTCGGGCTGGGCGTGCTCGGTGTGACGGCGAGCCCGCTGCCCGGCCCCTCGGGCAACGTCGAGTACTTTCTGTGGATGCGCGCCGGGGCGCCGGCTTTGGACCCGGCGGATGTTGACCGTGCAGTGGCGGAGGGGCCCCGTTGA
- a CDS encoding tetratricopeptide repeat protein, protein MRQELMSLPKTLAEDVAKNLVMVARLLDEEPERAYGYSRVALRLASRVAAVREAAGFASYGVGKYAEALAEFRAARRMTGSVELWPVMADCERGMGRPERALAMAGEPEVQKLDRSGQVEMRLVAAGARRDMGQADAAVVTLQSPELASNAVQPWTARLRYAYADALLAVGRETEAREWFAKALEADQGHTTDASDRLAELDGVEFVDAMAMDVSDEDELEEAEAEAENAESDASAASDASAGSGDADSPAETQVDASADPVADDDDVEVDGDDR, encoded by the coding sequence GTGCGGCAGGAGCTGATGAGCCTGCCGAAGACGCTCGCCGAGGATGTCGCCAAGAACCTCGTCATGGTGGCCAGGCTGCTCGACGAGGAGCCGGAGCGGGCGTACGGGTACTCCCGGGTCGCGCTGCGGCTCGCCTCCCGCGTCGCCGCGGTCCGCGAGGCCGCCGGCTTCGCCTCGTACGGCGTCGGGAAGTACGCGGAGGCGCTGGCGGAGTTCCGCGCGGCGCGCCGGATGACCGGTTCGGTGGAGCTGTGGCCGGTCATGGCCGACTGCGAGCGCGGGATGGGCCGTCCGGAGCGCGCGCTGGCGATGGCCGGTGAGCCCGAGGTGCAGAAGCTGGACCGGTCCGGCCAGGTCGAGATGCGGCTGGTCGCGGCCGGCGCGCGGCGGGACATGGGGCAGGCCGACGCCGCCGTCGTGACCCTGCAGAGCCCGGAGCTGGCCTCGAACGCGGTCCAGCCGTGGACCGCGCGGCTGCGCTACGCGTACGCCGACGCGCTGCTGGCCGTGGGCCGCGAGACCGAGGCGCGTGAGTGGTTCGCCAAGGCGCTGGAGGCCGACCAGGGGCACACGACGGACGCGTCCGACCGGCTCGCCGAGCTGGACGGCGTGGAGTTCGTCGACGCCATGGCCATGGACGTCAGCGACGAGGACGAGCTGGAGGAGGCCGAGGCCGAGGCCGAGAACGCCGAGAGTGACGCCTCCGCCGCCTCTGACGCGTCCGCCGGTTCCGGTGACGCCGACTCGCCGGCCGAGACCCAGGTCGACGCTTCGGCGGACCCGGTGGCCGACGACGATGACGTCGAGGTGGACGGCGACGACCGCTGA
- a CDS encoding DUF1015 domain-containing protein, protein MSTPGSVGQGLQLVPFRGLRYVPERVGSLAAVTSPPYDVVVRPDGLRELETADPHNIVRLILPQADSPADRSRRAAETLERWLAEGVLAADPEPALYVYQQDDGEVLQRGVIGALRLSPREAGVVLPHEEVMPHVVEDRADLMRATGAHLEPLLLAYRGHGAPADAVESDVDPHARDNGAAGVIERTVAGSPLLATTTEDGVDHLLWRVTDPADLAAITTDLSHRQALIADGHHRWATYLRLRAERPDPGPWDFGLVLLVDTARYPLRVRAIHRLLHQLPVDSALKTLGDAFRVRAVDGPLPQALAALDEAARPGPGGNAFLLAGGGRFHLLDRPDPALLARTVPADRPEAWRTLDATVLHSLLLDHLWKVPDAPEHIGYIHDAAAAVDQAERRGGTAVLLRPVSEDVVHDLARQGVAMPHKSTSFGPKPATGLVLRSLALG, encoded by the coding sequence ATGAGCACTCCAGGGTCTGTCGGGCAAGGGCTTCAGCTCGTCCCGTTCCGGGGATTGCGGTACGTCCCGGAACGAGTCGGCAGCCTCGCCGCCGTCACCTCCCCGCCGTACGACGTCGTCGTCCGGCCCGACGGTCTGCGCGAGCTGGAGACCGCGGACCCGCACAACATCGTCCGGCTGATCCTGCCGCAGGCCGACTCCCCGGCCGACCGCTCCCGCCGCGCCGCCGAGACGCTGGAGCGCTGGCTGGCCGAGGGCGTGCTGGCCGCCGACCCCGAGCCGGCGCTGTACGTGTACCAGCAGGACGACGGCGAGGTGCTCCAGCGCGGGGTGATCGGCGCGCTGCGACTCAGCCCGCGCGAGGCGGGCGTGGTCCTCCCGCACGAAGAGGTCATGCCGCACGTGGTCGAGGACCGCGCCGACCTGATGCGCGCCACCGGCGCCCACCTGGAGCCACTGCTGCTCGCCTACCGCGGCCACGGGGCTCCCGCCGACGCCGTCGAGAGCGACGTCGACCCCCACGCCCGCGACAACGGCGCCGCGGGCGTCATCGAGCGCACGGTCGCCGGGTCCCCGCTGCTGGCCACGACCACCGAGGACGGCGTCGACCACCTGCTGTGGCGTGTGACCGACCCCGCCGACCTCGCCGCGATCACCACCGACCTCTCGCACCGCCAGGCCCTCATCGCCGACGGCCACCACCGCTGGGCCACCTATCTGCGGCTGCGGGCCGAGCGCCCGGACCCCGGTCCATGGGACTTCGGGCTGGTGTTGCTGGTCGACACCGCGCGCTATCCGCTGCGGGTGCGGGCCATCCACCGGCTGCTGCACCAGTTGCCCGTCGACAGCGCGCTCAAGACGCTGGGCGACGCCTTCCGGGTCCGCGCCGTCGACGGACCGCTGCCCCAGGCGCTCGCGGCGCTGGACGAGGCCGCGCGGCCGGGTCCCGGCGGAAACGCCTTCCTGTTGGCGGGGGGCGGGCGGTTCCATCTCCTCGACCGGCCGGACCCGGCGCTGCTGGCCCGTACGGTCCCCGCCGACCGGCCGGAGGCGTGGCGCACCCTGGACGCCACCGTCCTGCACTCGCTGCTGCTCGACCACCTCTGGAAGGTCCCGGACGCCCCCGAGCACATCGGCTACATCCACGACGCGGCGGCCGCCGTCGACCAGGCGGAGCGGCGCGGCGGCACGGCGGTGCTGCTCCGCCCGGTCAGCGAGGACGTCGTCCACGACCTGGCCCGCCAGGGCGTCGCCATGCCGCACAAGTCGACCTCCTTCGGCCCCAAGCCGGCCACCGGCCTGGTGCTGCGGAGCCTCGCGCTGGGGTGA
- a CDS encoding iron chelate uptake ABC transporter family permease subunit — protein sequence MRGTTLRRGGLSLRVDTRGMVVGLLLAVAALGMGVVLVGTGDFPIPAADVVRTLLGEGDPIQDFIVNELRLPRLLVGLLVGAALGLSGAIFQSISKNPLGSPDVIGFSQGSAAGGLTVIVLTQGSPVAVAAGAVVGGLLTGLGVYALAWKRGVHGYRLVLVGIGASALLGSVNGFLLTKADDLDAARAVAWMTGSLNGRDWEQVWPLLWSCVVLIPVVLWHSPALRMLEMGDDSAYSLGVPVERTRTVMMLASVLLLTAATAAAGPISFVALVAPQLARRLTRSPGPNLLPAAWMGAALLISADWASQRAFGSDQLPVGVVTGLLGGVYLVWLLATERKAGRI from the coding sequence ATGCGCGGGACGACGCTGCGCCGCGGCGGCCTCTCGCTGCGGGTCGACACCCGCGGCATGGTGGTGGGGCTGCTGCTGGCCGTCGCCGCCCTGGGCATGGGCGTGGTGCTGGTCGGCACCGGCGACTTCCCCATCCCGGCCGCCGACGTCGTCCGGACCCTCCTCGGCGAGGGCGACCCCATCCAGGACTTCATCGTCAACGAACTCCGGCTGCCCCGGCTGTTGGTGGGGCTGCTGGTCGGCGCGGCGCTCGGCCTGTCCGGCGCCATCTTCCAGAGCATCTCCAAGAACCCGCTGGGCAGCCCGGACGTCATCGGCTTCTCCCAGGGCTCGGCGGCGGGCGGGCTCACGGTCATCGTGCTGACCCAGGGGAGCCCGGTGGCGGTCGCCGCCGGCGCGGTCGTGGGCGGCCTGCTCACCGGCCTCGGCGTCTACGCCCTGGCGTGGAAGCGCGGCGTCCACGGCTACCGGCTCGTGCTCGTCGGCATCGGCGCCAGCGCCCTGCTCGGCTCCGTCAACGGCTTCCTGCTCACCAAGGCCGACGACCTCGACGCCGCACGTGCCGTGGCATGGATGACCGGCTCCCTCAACGGTCGGGACTGGGAGCAGGTCTGGCCGCTGCTGTGGTCCTGCGTCGTGCTGATCCCGGTGGTGCTGTGGCACTCGCCCGCCCTGCGGATGCTGGAGATGGGCGACGACAGTGCCTACTCGCTGGGGGTCCCGGTGGAGCGCACCCGGACCGTCATGATGCTCGCGTCCGTGTTGCTGCTGACCGCCGCGACCGCCGCGGCCGGCCCCATCTCCTTCGTCGCGCTCGTCGCGCCCCAGCTGGCCCGTCGGCTCACCCGCTCGCCCGGCCCGAACCTGCTGCCCGCCGCCTGGATGGGCGCGGCTCTGCTGATCAGCGCCGACTGGGCCTCGCAGCGCGCCTTCGGCTCGGACCAGCTGCCGGTGGGCGTGGTGACCGGCCTGCTCGGCGGCGTCTACCTGGTGTGGCTGCTGGCCACCGAACGCAAGGCGGGGCGCATATGA
- a CDS encoding NAD kinase, whose amino-acid sequence MAACPPDTGRRTVFLLAHTGRPAAIRSAELVVQGLLRCGIGVRVLAEEAADLPLPPSVELVDSGPNVLDGCELLVVLGGDGTLLRGAEYARTSGVPMLGVNLGRVGFLAEAERDDLDKVVDRVVTRSYEVEERMTLDVLVRNDGQIVHTDWALNEASVEKAARERLLEVVTEVDGRPVSRFGGDGVVCATPTGSTAYAFSAGGPVVWPEVEALLMVPISAHALFAKPLVTAPDSVLAVEVQPQTPHGVLWCDGRRTVELPAGARVEVRRGAVPVRLARLHHASFTDRLVAKFALPVAGWRGAPH is encoded by the coding sequence ATGGCGGCGTGCCCGCCGGACACCGGGCGCCGCACCGTCTTCCTGCTCGCCCACACCGGCCGCCCCGCGGCCATCCGCAGCGCCGAGCTGGTCGTGCAGGGCCTGCTGCGCTGCGGCATCGGCGTGCGGGTGCTCGCCGAGGAGGCCGCCGACCTGCCCCTGCCGCCGTCCGTTGAGCTGGTGGACTCCGGCCCGAACGTCCTGGACGGCTGCGAGCTGTTGGTGGTCCTGGGCGGGGACGGGACGCTGCTGCGCGGCGCCGAGTACGCCCGGACCTCCGGGGTGCCGATGCTCGGCGTCAACCTCGGACGGGTCGGCTTCCTCGCCGAGGCCGAGCGCGACGACCTCGACAAGGTCGTGGACCGGGTGGTCACCCGCTCCTACGAGGTCGAGGAGCGGATGACCCTCGATGTGCTGGTCCGCAACGACGGCCAGATCGTGCACACCGACTGGGCGCTGAACGAGGCGTCCGTCGAGAAGGCCGCCCGCGAGCGGCTGCTGGAGGTGGTCACCGAGGTCGACGGCCGCCCCGTGTCGCGCTTCGGCGGCGATGGCGTCGTGTGCGCCACACCCACGGGCTCCACGGCGTACGCGTTCTCCGCCGGCGGGCCCGTCGTCTGGCCCGAGGTGGAGGCCCTGCTGATGGTGCCCATCAGCGCCCACGCCCTCTTCGCCAAGCCCCTGGTGACCGCGCCCGACTCGGTGCTCGCGGTGGAGGTGCAGCCCCAGACGCCGCACGGCGTGCTGTGGTGCGACGGCCGCCGCACCGTCGAACTCCCCGCCGGCGCGCGCGTCGAGGTCCGCCGCGGCGCCGTCCCGGTCCGGCTCGCCCGGCTGCACCACGCCTCGTTCACGGACCGGCTGGTCGCGAAGTTCGCCCTCCCGGTCGCCGGCTGGCGGGGCGCCCCCCACTGA
- a CDS encoding ABC transporter ATP-binding protein — MAEGLTLAYDGRTVAEGLSVSIPDNSFTVIVGPNACGKSTLLRALSRMLKPAAGSVLLDGQAIGSLPAKHVARTLGLLPQSSIAPDGITVADLVARGRYPHQGLLRQWSETDERIVYESMAATGVAELGDRYVDELSGGQRQRVWIAMAIAQQTPLLLLDEPTTYLDIQHQIDVLDLCAQLHEEQGRTLVAVLHDLNHAARYATHLIAMRGGRVIAEGDPAEVVTAELVEEVFGLRCQVIDDPETGTPLVIPAARKARVSG; from the coding sequence ATGGCCGAAGGGCTCACCCTCGCCTACGACGGCCGCACGGTCGCCGAGGGGCTGTCGGTTTCGATCCCCGACAACTCCTTCACGGTCATCGTCGGCCCGAACGCCTGCGGCAAGTCCACGCTGCTGCGCGCCCTGTCGCGGATGCTGAAGCCGGCCGCGGGCTCCGTGCTCCTCGACGGCCAGGCCATCGGCTCCCTCCCGGCCAAGCACGTCGCCCGCACCCTCGGGCTGCTCCCGCAGAGCTCGATCGCGCCGGACGGCATCACGGTGGCCGACCTGGTGGCGCGCGGGCGCTACCCGCACCAGGGGCTGCTGCGCCAGTGGTCCGAGACCGACGAGCGGATCGTGTACGAGTCGATGGCGGCCACCGGCGTCGCGGAGCTCGGCGACCGCTACGTCGACGAGCTCTCCGGCGGTCAGCGCCAGCGCGTGTGGATCGCCATGGCCATCGCCCAGCAGACCCCGCTGCTGCTCCTGGACGAGCCGACCACCTACCTCGACATCCAGCACCAGATCGACGTCCTCGACCTGTGCGCGCAGCTCCACGAGGAACAGGGCCGCACCCTGGTGGCCGTGCTGCACGACCTCAACCACGCCGCCCGCTACGCCACCCACCTCATCGCGATGCGCGGCGGCCGGGTGATCGCGGAGGGCGACCCGGCGGAGGTGGTGACCGCCGAGCTGGTGGAGGAGGTCTTCGGGCTGCGCTGCCAGGTCATCGACGACCCGGAGACCGGCACCCCGCTGGTGATCCCGGCGGCCCGCAAGGCGCGCGTGAGCGGGTGA
- a CDS encoding HAD hydrolase-like protein, which yields MSETVRTRPDGSAQKPSEAYDTALLDLDGVVYAGGEAIEHAVESLGVARAGGMHLAYVTNNALRTPETVADHLTRLGVPAEPGDVITAAQAVARLIAEQVPAGSRVLVIGGEGLKVALRERGLEPVDSVDDDPAAVVQGYGGPELAWGRLAEATFAVARGVPWFASNTDLTIPTSRGISPGNGAAVEVVRMATGASPQVAGKPQPPMHRETILRTGARRPLVVGDRLDTDIEGAHVGGVDSLLVLTGVTTAAQLLAAEPKYRPTYVAADLRGLLEPQPEVVPVAAAEGRADGFACGGWVASVREGVLHLEGDGTDPLDGLRALCAAAWTEAGAEAGTADAEKALARLGLS from the coding sequence ATGAGCGAGACGGTCCGGACCCGGCCTGACGGCAGCGCGCAGAAACCGAGCGAGGCGTACGACACCGCACTGCTGGACCTGGACGGCGTGGTGTACGCGGGCGGTGAGGCGATCGAGCACGCCGTCGAGTCCCTGGGCGTGGCGCGCGCCGGCGGGATGCACCTGGCGTACGTCACCAACAACGCGCTGCGCACGCCGGAGACGGTGGCCGACCATCTGACCCGGCTGGGCGTGCCCGCCGAGCCCGGCGATGTGATCACCGCGGCGCAGGCGGTGGCCCGGCTGATCGCCGAGCAGGTTCCGGCGGGGTCGCGGGTGCTGGTGATCGGCGGCGAGGGGTTGAAGGTGGCGCTGCGCGAGCGCGGCCTGGAGCCGGTCGACTCGGTGGACGACGATCCGGCGGCGGTGGTGCAGGGCTATGGCGGTCCGGAGCTGGCCTGGGGGCGGCTGGCGGAGGCGACCTTCGCGGTGGCGCGCGGCGTGCCGTGGTTCGCGTCCAACACGGATCTGACGATTCCCACCAGCCGCGGGATCTCTCCGGGCAACGGCGCGGCGGTGGAGGTGGTGCGGATGGCCACCGGCGCCAGCCCGCAGGTGGCCGGCAAGCCGCAGCCGCCCATGCACCGCGAGACGATACTGCGCACCGGGGCACGCCGGCCGCTGGTGGTCGGGGACCGGCTGGACACCGATATCGAGGGCGCTCACGTGGGCGGGGTCGACTCGCTGCTCGTGCTCACCGGGGTGACCACGGCCGCCCAGCTGCTCGCCGCCGAGCCGAAGTACCGGCCCACCTATGTCGCCGCCGACCTGCGGGGGCTGCTGGAGCCGCAGCCGGAGGTGGTGCCGGTGGCCGCCGCCGAGGGCCGCGCGGACGGCTTCGCCTGCGGCGGCTGGGTGGCCTCCGTACGGGAGGGGGTCCTGCACCTCGAAGGCGACGGCACGGACCCGCTGGACGGGCTGCGCGCCCTGTGCGCGGCGGCCTGGACCGAGGCGGGGGCCGAAGCGGGCACCGCGGACGCGGAGAAGGCGCTGGCGCGGCTGGGCCTGAGCTGA
- a CDS encoding sterol-binding protein produces MATIEECRSALDRLATNLAGADGDLRSAAALDRSLSCHITDLATTFVGRLAGGRITDVTTLAGPPTDRAEIRLSMTGDDLVALVDGELNFARAWASGRVNLEAGFRDLLRLRKLL; encoded by the coding sequence ATGGCGACCATCGAGGAGTGCCGCAGCGCGCTCGACCGACTGGCCACGAATCTCGCGGGGGCCGACGGCGACCTGCGCAGCGCGGCCGCACTCGACCGTTCCCTCAGCTGTCACATCACCGACCTGGCGACGACCTTCGTCGGCCGGCTGGCGGGCGGGCGGATCACGGACGTGACGACGCTGGCCGGCCCCCCGACCGACCGTGCGGAGATCCGGCTGAGCATGACCGGCGACGACCTGGTCGCGCTGGTCGACGGCGAGCTGAACTTCGCCCGCGCCTGGGCCTCCGGCCGGGTCAACCTGGAGGCCGGCTTCCGCGACCTGCTACGCCTGCGAAAGCTGCTCTAG